The segment ACCTAAAGCTCTGCAGGAGGTCGGTCACCATCTCCTCCACCACCTCGCACCTGCTGGCCGTTCCTTTCTGCTTAGCCAGGGTATTCCATGTCAAAAATCCAGTCACTACTGAATCATGTAAGTTTTCATTGTCCTTCTTGTCTTCCTGACCTTCCTGTCCCTCTTGTTCTGCCTGTTGCACCTGTTCCACCTGTTGATCCTGTTGCTCCGGTTCCTCTTCCTCATGCTGGATCCTTCTTAGGGACCACCACGTGATccagaagagcaagaaaaacagtCCCATACTGAACCAGAGCTTCCAGTAGTCCAACAGAGGAAATAGCAGGGCTGGCATGCTCACCCAGGAACTGCTCCACATTCCTCTGGTCTGTCTCCTGCACAAGCACAGACTGCTCTGGCAGTCAAGGAGAGGGCCCTGTAGGATAGGAGCATGATGGCAGCTGTCAGACCAACTGTGCTTCACCTGCATACCTTGTTGCCTGCAGC is part of the Numida meleagris isolate 19003 breed g44 Domestic line unplaced genomic scaffold, NumMel1.0 unplaced_Scaffold1611, whole genome shotgun sequence genome and harbors:
- the LOC110390628 gene encoding uncharacterized protein LOC110390628 encodes the protein MQVKHSWSDSCHHAPILQGPLLDCQSSLCLCRRQTRGMWSSSWVSMPALLFPLLDYWKLWFSMGLFFLLFWITWWSLRRIQHEEEEPEQQDQQVEQVQQAEQEGQEGQEDKKDNENLHDSVVTGFLTWNTLAKQKGTASRCEVVEEMVTDLLQSFRSLWSDSFFPVLQPAIGVDSTFEGWSPREEDTLYCLLVPMEAPRGHVFVLD